The following proteins come from a genomic window of Miscanthus floridulus cultivar M001 chromosome 2, ASM1932011v1, whole genome shotgun sequence:
- the LOC136538357 gene encoding basic blue protein-like → MAQGRGSARGSSAAVLALVLLCVLLHGEFAESAVYTVGDRGGWSFNTANWPKGKRFRAGDVLVFRYNAKAHNVVPVSAAGYRSCSAPKGVRALTTGNDRVTLKRGANYFICSFPGHCQAGMKIAVTAA, encoded by the exons ATGGCTCAGGGAAGGGGCAGTGCTCGtggcagcagcgccgccgtgctggCGCTGGTCCTCCTCTGCGTTCTCCTCCACGGCGAGTTCGCCGAGTCGGCGGTGTACACCGTCGGCGACCGCGGCGGGTGGAGCTTCAACACCGCCAACTGGCCCAAGGGCAAGCGCTTCCGCGCCGGCGACGTGCTCG TGTTCAGGTACAACGCCAAGGCGCACAACGTGGTGCCCGTGAGCGCGGCGGGGTACAGGTCGTGCAGCGCGCCCAAGGGCGTGAGGGCGCTCACCACCGGTAACGACCGCGTCACGCTGAAGCGCGGCGCCAACTACTTCATCTGCAGCTTCCCAGGCCACTGCCAGGCCGGCATGAAGATCGCCGTCACCGCCGCGTGA